From the genome of Methanothrix soehngenii GP6:
CCCAGAACCTTTTTGATCCCTTTATCAAAGTCATCTTTGCTGACGATGGTCGCATTTCTGCGCAGAGCGTTCATGCCTGCCTCTACCGCGATGGATTTAAGGTCTGCGCCGCTCGCCTCATCCGTAACTGTGGCGATCTCGGCCAGGTTGACATCCTCTGCCTTCCTCATCTTCCGGGTATGGATCTCCAGTATCTTGAGGCGGCCCACAAGGGATGGCATGGGTATCTCGATGATCCTGTCGAAGCGTCCCGGTCTGAGCAGGGCAGGGTCAAGGATATCTATCCTGTTCGTGGCGGCAATGATCCTGATATCTCCCCTGGTTCTGAAGCCGTCCATCTCCGCCAGAAGCTGCATCATGGTCCTGTTGACCTCTGCGCTTCCAGTGGTCCCATCATGGGTCCTGATGCTTCCCACCGCATCGATCTCATCGATGAATATGATGCTTGGCGCCTTTTCCCGGGCCATCTGGAATATATCGCGAACCAGCTGTGCACCTTCGCCGATGAACTTATGCACCAGTTCCGATCCGGACATGTGAATGAATGTGGCCTTGGATTCGTGGGCCACGGCCTTGGCAAGCATCGTCTTGCCCGTCCCGGGAAGACCGTAGAGTAGCACTCCTCTTGGAGGTTCAATTCCTATGTCCTGGAAGATCTCGGGATTGGTTAGGGGAAGCTCGACCGTCTCCCTTACCTCCTGGATCTGAGCCTCCAGGCCTCCAACCTGATCATAGGATACATCCGGAAGCTCAACCAGCTCCATTACCTTGGCGCGGACATCAACCGAGCGCTCAAGAATGCGAACTACAGTCAGGGAGTTGTTGATTGCCACCCGGGAGTTTGGCTGGAGTTGTTCCATCATCTCTGGAGCAACCGTTGTGATGAATTCCTGATTGTTTCCGTGCTGTCTCAGCAGGACATAGTCCGGTCCCATCTCAACAACAGTTGCCAGGAACAGAGGCATCCTCTTGAGAA
Proteins encoded in this window:
- a CDS encoding proteasome-activating nucleotidase, which encodes MSESTAFSGQDTIQESFLKRIAALESDTKSLAEELETTRMEREEVRAKLFESLIANKKYLREVERLKKENLLLKRMPLFLATVVEMGPDYVLLRQHGNNQEFITTVAPEMMEQLQPNSRVAINNSLTVVRILERSVDVRAKVMELVELPDVSYDQVGGLEAQIQEVRETVELPLTNPEIFQDIGIEPPRGVLLYGLPGTGKTMLAKAVAHESKATFIHMSGSELVHKFIGEGAQLVRDIFQMAREKAPSIIFIDEIDAVGSIRTHDGTTGSAEVNRTMMQLLAEMDGFRTRGDIRIIAATNRIDILDPALLRPGRFDRIIEIPMPSLVGRLKILEIHTRKMRKAEDVNLAEIATVTDEASGADLKSIAVEAGMNALRRNATIVSKDDFDKGIKKVLGDEIDGSEESLRMFS